The Bradysia coprophila strain Holo2 unplaced genomic scaffold, BU_Bcop_v1 contig_732, whole genome shotgun sequence genome has a window encoding:
- the LOC119084282 gene encoding phospholipase A2-like, which translates to MYNSDDDVRSESDLCYFLLAIITVLSFISNGSAYDGNSWNEIARMANISESDFDQIVDGGPLTDGKIGLFLFTQYCGPGERVWKSISGSGKRPSAATYADIDVCCKQHDECPNYISSDGDYDRYAGLSHKSQIFTRLECACDGQFFRCLNDLNSQYASTVAFGYGVVQSQCFELTYPIVGCNKYSNDILPPRRCLEYRVDDTKEKIWQWFDVPPASSKLYEFPQTITS; encoded by the exons ATGTACAACAGTGACGATGATGTGCGATCGGAAAGTGATTTGTGTTACTTCTTGCTGGCCATCATAACAGTGTTATCGTTTATATCGAACGGATCAGCGTACGATGGCAATAGTTGGAATGAAATTGCCCGAATGGCAAACATCAGCGAAAGTGATTTCGATCAAATCGTTGATGGTGGACCGTTGACTGACGGCAAAATTGGACTGTTTTTGTTCACCCAATACTGTGGACCGGGTGAAAGAGTGTGGAAATCTATATCCGGTTCGGGCAAGCGACCATCAGCAGCTACGTATGCCGATATAGACGTGTGTTGCAAACAACACGACGAATGTCCCAATTATATATCGAGCGACGGAGACTATGACAGATACGCCGGACTTTCGCATAAATCGCAGATATTTACCAG ATTGGAGTGTGCCTGTGATGGCCAATTCTTTCGATGTTTGAACGATCTAAACAGTCAATATGCCAGCACCGTTGCGTTCGGTTATGGAGTGGTGCAAAGTCAGTGCTTCGAATTGACTTATCCCATCGTTGGCTGTAATAAATATTC AAACGATATACTTCCGCCAAGACGTTGCCTGGAGTACAGAGTGGATGATACAAAAGAGAAGATTTGGCAATGGTTCGATGTGCCACCGGCTTCTTCTAAACTGTACGAGTTTCCCCAAACTATAACGTCTTAA